The Orcinus orca chromosome 20, mOrcOrc1.1, whole genome shotgun sequence region CCTCATTTTCTGCCAGTAGTCCTTTGACTGGGtagaggagagggaagggcattctaggcaggtggaacagcatatgcaaagaaTTGGGAAATGGTGAGAATCCAGCATGACTGTAAACAAGGTTAGGATATGACCCTGAAGCACCGAATTCCCTCACTCTGGGGATGCCAAGAAAGGATTCTGGGCAGGGAAAGTGGATGGGAAGCTAAGAAACTGAAGACATTAGGCCAAAGAGGAGGACAGAGCCATGGTTCTGACAAGAAGCTCTGAGTCCTAAGTTGGGACAGGGACAAACCTCTCTGGAACGTTCTGCCACCTTTCCTTTCAGCCTAAATCTTTCGATCTCATGACTGTGTTGGGGATGGATAAATGGAAGATTAGGAGcctcagagagaaaaagatagaGACCAAGATGGAGAgatgaggaaagaggaagaaagaggcagccTGGGGATCTGGTTACCCACGGCCAGCTCAGCTCGCTGTggctctgtctcttctctctcgtCCAGCCTTGCTGGCCTCCTGCAAGGCAGCTAAATCCTCCCAATCTAGTGTCCACctcacattcacacacatacTCAAATCTCATACCCTGATATTGTGAAAGTAAACACCCTTCCCGCAGCGAAACCCCTTAATCTAATTGCCCCCAGCAGCTAAACCCCAAATGTAACACCACCTCCTAGCAATTAAACCACTGAATCTAGCAACCTTCTAGCAGCTAAATTGCCAAATCTAACTTCCCCCAGCAGCTAAACCCCTGAATCAAACTCCACACCCCTCCCTGCACCAGCTAAACCCCTTATGGGGGGTTAAAAATATGCCCACGAACACTTTGAAACTCTTCTCTTGAAAATGTGACACATAATTCCCCTTGCCTTGCCTTAGTGGTCTGGACTAAGTGACTTGCATCTAATAAATAGGATATGGCAGAACTAACAGAGCTTAACTTCTGAGataagctcattaaaaaaaaaaaaaaaattaggtcttctgtctgcctgtctctctgaTTGTTCCCTCTGGGACAatccagctgccatgtcatgaagacactcaagcagccctacgGAGAAGTCTGCAttgtgaggaactgaggcctcctgccaacaaccaGCGTCAGTGAGCcaccttggaagtggatcctccagccccagtcgaGCCTTCAGTCAGCCCTGGCCAGCAGCTTGGTTGCAACCTCAGACAAGACCCTGAGCAAGAACCATCCAGTTAAGCTTCTCCCAGAGTCCTAACTCTCAAAACCTGTGTGAGATGATGTtaatcattgttttaagccactaagttctgGGGTGATTTGCtttacagcaatagataactaacacaTACTCTTGACTCTAACTGTCCCCCAACCACTAACCTCTGAACCCAACTCTCCTCCACTCCAGCACTAAACTCCTTGAATCTAATCCTGACCCCCCTAAAAGTCtaacattcatccattcattcttgCAACTGACACTTAAAACCCTGGCACCCACATAACCATACTAAGACCTCGGGCTGGGGAAAGGGGCCTGTGACCTTGCTGGAAGTCTGTCCGCCCACACCCTCGGATAAGCAGGGTATCTCCAGTGAAGGCCATGCTGTGGTCATCCAAGACGAAGGTGACACAGCCTGGGGTGTGGCCCGGGCTGGCCCGGGTCTCCAAGGCCTGGAAGAGAAGGAGAATACAAAGAGTCACCAATAAGGCTGTGGCTTTACTCTCATGGTGAAACTGGCCTCAgaagccccccaccccatcccatcccagGGTCACATCTAGATAACCTCTTTttgataaaaaaaatactgaagttaGATCCCGGACTTAAACCTCACTCCAGAGTAAACtccccaaaaattaaaaacttaaagcaagaaaataaaatcataaaacagtgacaacaacaaaaatacaaataaatatatgatcTCTGGTTAGAGAAGAACATCCATCCCCAAAGTCATAAATCATTAAGGGAAAGATGAATGGTTTGAATTTAAATACATTTGATGTTTCTGAATGGCAACAAcattataaacaaaatttaaagggaATCAACATGGTGGCAAAATATATTTGTAACACACCACATAGTAGTCAGTGCACTTTATGTACAAACAGATcttataaatcagtaagaaaaagattaGCACACGAATATAAATATGGAATACTAAACAGTCATTTCAAATtgtcaatgaaataaaattcgaTGATGCTATACACAAACACTTAATGGCAGGAAAAGATATTTACTATCCCGTAAGTTCAAAAAACAGGTTACAAAGCAACTTATACAATGtcatctcttaaaaaaaattttactcattaactcaaaatatttttttctttaggctTTTCctgtatcatctttttttttacagtaaacatgtcattttatttatttatgtatttttaaaacacgtcattttataataaaaaataaaacacaaaattcacAATAAACGAAAGATCTAAACATAGAAAACCCAAAAAATTCTAGAAGGAAatacagaagaatatatatatttataaatacatatatatttatatatataaaatcttgagGTAGAAATAGTTTTTCTAAGCATGATAGGAAATTCAGAGGCCACAAGGAAAAACAGGAACAGATGTGACCACATAGTTTAACTTCATtacagaaaaaggcaaaaatcagAGTGACAAGACGAAAAAACTCAGAGACAACATTAGCACATGTTTAAGAGAGTATTAAAAAGTGTGAATAGTCATAATATATAAACAGTCCCTAAGTACCAATAAGAACCCccaaagaaaaatgggcaaaagaaaaaaccagGTAATTCATGGTAGAGGGAACAAATAGTCAAAAAACATCTGATAAGATGTTTGATCTTccataaaagaaaggaagggaaggagatatCTAAAAGCCCTATTTTTCACCTAACAGATTGGCAGTTGTCAGAGTTGCTTAGGGTGCTTGAGGCAAAACCTTTCATCCCCTGGGATGTGAGTACAACTCAGTATAGCCATTTTAGAGGACAGCTTAGCAGCGTCTAGCAACATCGTAAATGCACATACTTCCTGACCCCTCAAAGTCACTTCTAAGACtctgggggacacaggttcgagccctggtctggaaaaattcccacatgccatggagcaactcagcctgtgtgccataactactgagcctgtgctctggaggccgcgagccacaactactgagcccgcgtgccacaactactgaagcccacgtctagagcctgtgctccacaataagagaagccaccgcagtgagaagcccgtgctgcacaacgaagagcagcccccgctggccgcaactagagaaagccccgtgcagcagcaacaaagacccaatgcagccataaataaataaataataaataaatttatatatatataaaaaaagactgCGGTTAAGAACCCCTGACACATGAACACAAAAACACCATCCAGGGAATCCCGATTATCTAAATTCCCATGCTCAGTTCAGGGAAGCAACTGTCAGAAAAATCTAACAATCACTTAAAAGATTAGTTCCCACTCACATATCACTCCACCTCTCTTAATAGAGGCCCCTCCCACCAATTAGCATCCTCATCCAGGTCAGTCATCTGCTAATTGTTGAAGGACACCATGTGCAGACTCTGTTTCGACACCCAGTATCCATTCTAACCTTCCCCACTCACAGATCTCCAATTTGGTCTGGGGCATCAGTGTGCCCCGCCGAgcactttcccagcctccctgacAGCTTGGGTGGCCTCTGGCACAGTCCTCTGGCCAATGAGATCTCGATAAGTCTCCTGAGGATTTCTGGGAAAGCTTTTCCCTTCCTGATAAAAGGGACTGGCACTTGCCCTTTCCACTTCATCTGGCTCTGAACACAAggtgtgatggctggagctgcagcagccatcttgcaaccatgaagaaaaaaaagccaagagaatCCCACAAATGATGGTGCTGCCAAATCGAAGAGAATAGCTACATTCTTCCAAATTTCCTGttataggagaaaaataaactatttatttaAGCCACTGTATGGGTTTTTCCGTTACTTTCTGCCAAACACCTTCCTAGCTCATCTACAATAGAAATATATGGGCAATGCAAAACAAGTGCAAAGCAAAATCAAAAATCTTGCAAAATCTTGTGGGAAAAATCACATCCCCTGGCCCCCAAAATTAACATTACCTTTTTGTAGTAGAGGGATgatctttcactttttattttgtatgtttccatactctctgaattttttttttttttaaacaaaaagcatGGGAGTCTTTTGAACTAAAAAGGGGGATGGATATTCAGGAGTAATGTTCAAACTATTTAACCATAGTTATGGCATGGGTATTGGCCAATCAGAAGGACGTCAGTTGTAAACAACCAGTAGTTAGagtatatacagttgacctttgagtaacacaggtttgaactgtgcaagTCGACATATAGACAGATTTTTTTCAGGAGTAAATACTACTGTACTACACGATCTGGTTTggtgaatctgtggatgcagaggAACCGCAGATAGAAGGACCAACTGGAAGATATaccgcaatttttttttttttttttttgtggtatgcgggcctctcactgttgtggcctctcccattgcggagcacaggctccagacgcgcaggctcagcgccatggctcacaggcccagccgctctgcggcatatgggatcttcccggactggggcacgaacccccgtcccctgcagcggcaggcggactctcaaccactacgccaccagggaagcccaatataccCCAATTTTTGAATGTGGGGAGGCTCAGTGCCCCTAACTTCCtaggttgttcaagggtcaatggtATATGGTATATATAATTGTCTTATGTGTATAAAttgaacaaaattttaatatcaaTTGAACACAATCCAGCTTGCCACATAGATCAAGATCCCCTAGGCCCTTAGTGACCGAGTCTGTGTCTCAAGTGGCTTTGCTGATTATCAGCCTCCCTGTTTATCTTTCCCTTCTCTAGAATATCTAGAATTTACCCTCTATCAACCCCCATAATCCTGCCCATCTCAGGCCTCTCCTGCTTGGGCCAACTGacagcctcctccctggcctACCAGCCTCTAATCCACCTCCTACATGACCCTGAGGGGGGTTTTCTATCACCCAGATCCAATTTTGTCcctctctgctcaaaacccttccCCAGCTTCCACCACCCCCAGGGCAGAGTTCCAGCTCCTCAGCCCCTGCTCTGGTGCCTGCTCACTTTTCTAGCCCCATGTCCTATAACATCCTCCCTTCCCCAGCTACTCTGAGCCCCAGAGTCATTTCCAGAAAATAGTGCACTTCTCCACACCTCTTTGCCCCTGCAATTTCCTCTTCTCCCATCAGTCCGATCTACCTACTCTTTAGAAGCCTGGCATTGATTACCCTTTTTCCTGTACCAGGCtctcttctaagcactttacatgactGAACTCATTCAGGCCACACACATCCGTATGAGGTAAGTACCACTCctgtccccattctacagatgaggaaactgaggcacaggatgAGAATGAACAAACTATAACTATATGCGACAATATGGATGACTCTCACAGACGTAAccatgagcaaaaaaaaaagtgggctagACATAAAGAGTGGAGTGGGGAGGAGTGAGATAAAGTGGGAAATCTCAGTGTGCCTGGTACACAGGAAGGGTGAGTGGTATTTCATGCAGCTGAGGTTTCAGTGCTGAATCCAGAtgtaaaatatttctctcttgGTGAGGGCATATGGATTAGTGGTTAGGAGCGGTCTCTGGAGCCGGGTGACATGGGTTCGAATTTTGCCTCTGCtattgctagctgtgtgaccttgggcaagttacttcacctctctgggcttctctgctcatttgtaaaatgggcataataattgTCCCCACTTCATAGGgctattataaagattaaattatttcatgtatgtaaagcattttaaaaatgcccagggaattccctggaggtccagtggttaggactccaagctctcactgccgtaggcccaggttcgatccgcggtcaaggaactaagatcccatgagctGCGTGatgcggccagaaaaaaaaaaaaaaaaaagcccaacacAATAATtcctatattataaaaataataatattttaaaattctaaaaacagTGATCTACTGGAACCACCAGGTCTCCTGGGTTCAATTCCTCGCTCAGCCACTTTCTCAGTATAacttttgggcaagtcactttccctctctgcacccccttctctgtaaaatggggaaaatgtttCTGATCTCACTACGTGGTTAGGAAGGTTTAATGAGATCTATCTGTCAGAAAAGACACAGTGGAGGCTCAAGAACCAGGTTCAGCCATAGCAATGTTTTGTCTGGACTGCTCGGTAGTTATTAAAAGTCTGAATCTGTTGTTTACCCTTAacatttggaagattttttaaaaatgtatatttgcagcttctaattaaaaaaaaaaaaaaggctttaaagTAGACAGACTACATTCCCAAGCATGAATAATCAACTTGAATTATGTAGTGGGTGTCCTCCATAAATGGGGCACACACCCCAACACTAGCCACGGGTCCcacctctccctgctcccaggaAGTGATATTTGATTCTGAAAATTGTGTGAGATACATGCTGAGAAAATGCACTTTCTCACAATGCTAAGTGAGAAACAAAACACTCAGTATTTCTTAACTATTATtaagttatttattattattatcatccaaTACAGAAATATCTGCAATCTACTTCAGTTAACAGCAAAGAGAAGTTTTCAAAGACCAAGTTAAGTAACACCAGGAGGAAACAACCAGACACATCCAGAAAGTGGGATATTCTGCAAGACAACAGGCTGGGAGCTTCAAAAGTCAATGTCATGGGGCAGAAAGGGTCTGAaactgttctagattaaaagagactaaatAGACCTAACAGCCAAATGCCATGTGTGAACCTCCATCGGGTCCTGGTTCATATAAGCAGCTGTAAAAATGATTCCTAAGCACTTGGAGAAATTTGAACATGGGCTGGATTTCAGAACAATTTAAGAATTATTGTCTATGTCGTTAGATGTGACAAAGATTTTGTAAAAAGAATGGTTCTCCAAGTGGTGTAGTCGAGGGAACCCTGAGGGTCTGCaagatcaaaactattttcataatagtgTGAAGAGGTCTTTTGCCCTTTCTCACTCTCATTCTCCCCTGAGAGTTCAGTGCAGTTTTCCCAGAAGCTCCATGACTTGTGATGATGTCATCACTCTGACAGCTGATGGAATGTGTGCTTGTGTATTCTTGTGTTTTAAAACAAGTctcacaggaataaagacacagacctactagagaatggacttggggatatggggagggggaagggtaagctgtgacaaagctagagagaggcatggatatatacactaccaaacgtaaggtagatagctagtgggaagcagtcgcatagcacagggagatcagctcagtgctttgtgactgcctggaggggtgggatagggaggggggagggagggagacgcaagagggaagagatatgggaacatatgtgtatgtataactgattcactttgttataaagcagaaactaacacaccattgtaaagcaattatactgcaataaagatgtaaaaaaataaattaataaaaaataaaaaagtctcaGTTTCAACTTCTGATACAGTAAATATGTTTTGCATatctaaatacttattttttatttcttttttttttagcctcaccgcacagcttgtgggatctcagttccctgaccagggattgaacccaggccctccacagtgaaagcacagagtcctaaccactggatcaccagggaatttcccatttctttttaaaattgagatataattgacatgtaactaACACAGTAAATATTCCTTGATAGAACCCAGGTAAACAAAAGCTTTTTAGGGCCCTCCATAATGTTTAAGAGGGTTAAGGAATCCTGGGGACCTGGGATTAGTATCTTGAGCAGCACCCCCTCTATATCGCTGTATTTAACAGGCAACACTAACTTTCGGAATCCACCAACCCTCTTGGGAGTTAGAATGTTCGAATCTCAATCATTGCTTATTAAAACAGTAAATCCATTCTACAGTGAAACCGTACAAATTTGGCTCACtgtgaatataaaatgtaaaaccagTTCAAAAAGGTgtttggggcttccttggtggtacagtggttaagaatccgcctgccaatgcaggggacacgggtttgagccctggtccgggaagatccacatgccgtggagcaactaagcccatgcgccacaactactgagcctgtgctctagagcccgcgagccacaactactgagcccacatgccacaactactgaagcccgcgtgcctagaacctgtgctccgcaacaagagaagtcactgcaatgagaagcctgtgcaccgcaatgcagagtagcccccgctcaccgcaactagagaaagcccgcacccagcaacgaagacccaacacagccaaaaataaataaatttgtatattaaaaaaaaaaaaaaaaaaagctgtgtggCAGTTTCTGCTAAAGttaaatatgtgtcagttctaaGACTCAGCAAGCCCACTCCCTGGAATTGAGGGTAATGTCCACCAAGAGATTTGTACAAGAATCTTCagagtagcattattcataatagccccaaactagaatCAACCATCAAAAGGAGAATGGATATAAATTGTCATCAATTCACACAGTGAAATGCTCTAcgtcaggggttggcaaactgtgGTCGGTGCACCAAATTTGGCCTGCCATCTGCTTTTATAAGGATGACATTTCATGCCacatgaaaattattaaaattcaattttcagtggccataaataaagttttactggagcCCAGCCATgcttattcatgcattcattgtCTGTAGATGATTTCACACCAATAGGAAAATTAAGTAGTTACAACAGGGACCATATGGCCTGCGAAACTGAAAATAGTTaccatctggtcctttacagaaaaaggtgGCCAACcactgctatacagcaaaaaaggaaagaactacaATTATATACAATAGTAGGTAGAGTGAAAGAAGCGCACATAAGAGTACACACTGGTTTCTGTTTATAAGGTCCAGAACAGGCAGAACTAATCTATGATTAAGTCAGTCAGAAGAATGGTCCCTTGGTGGGGCTGTCAATGGCCAGGAAGAGGGACAAGGAAGACTTCTGGGGCGATGGGCATGTTCTGGATCTCGATCTGGGCAGTGGATACTCAAGTATAGACATATGTTAAAATTTACAAAGCTGTACATGTGTAATATGTGCCCCTTTTACTGTATAATATGCATGTTACAATTCAAATTTTTTAAGTGGGAGGAGgaaaatgagagggaaaaaaagcgcCCATCTCCAAAGGTTTATAAAGAACTCGgatgaaaaccaaacaaaatgctGAACAATCATAAAGACAGATAATACAAGTGGTAACAAGGATGTAGAGGGACTGGAACCCTCACACAACTGGTTatgggaacataaaatggtatagccactttggctaacaggttttttttgcttttgtttttgtggtacgtgggcctctcactgttgtggcttctcccgttgcggagcacaggctccggacgcgcacgctcagcggccatggctcacgggcccggctgctccgcggcatgtgggatcttcccggaccggggcacgaacccgcgtcccctgcatcggcaggcggactctcaaccactgcgccaccagggaagcctccggATAACAGTTTTTGAtagcagtttggcagttcctcaaattgTTAAACAGAGttcatatgatccagtaattccatcctaagtatatacccaagagagatgaaaacatacatccacacaaaaacttgcacatgaatattcatagtggcataattcataagagccaaaagtGGAAGcaattcaaatgtccatccaccgatgaatgaataaataaaatgtgatatatccatacaacggaatattattcattaataaaaagaaatgaaacactgatacatgttacaacatggatgaactttgaaaacattatggtcAGTGGCAAAAGGCAGtcacaaagggcttccctggtggcgcagcggttgagagtccgcctaccgatgccggggacatgtgttcgtgccccgatccgggaggatcccacgtgctgcggagcggctgggcccgtgagccacggccgctgagcctgcgcatctggagcctgtgctgcgcaacgggagaggccacaacagtgagaggcccgcgtaccgaaaaaaaaaaaaaaaaaaaaaggccagtcaCAAAGACCACATATGATACCATATTTCTATGCAATGtacagaatagacaaatctatagagacagaaagtagtttaGTGGTTAGTAGCCCACgtgcccacgtgctgcaactactgaagcgcacgcacctagagcctgtgctccgcgacaagagaagcccccgctcgacgccacaagagaaagcccacgcgcagcaacgaagacccaacgacgcaatgcagccaaaaataaataaattttaaaataaataaataacccaagcACTAAAGCTAAATCTTCCACAGCTAAGCCCTTCCATGCTGATTCATTGAAAACATCACTCATCCAGTTTAACAAAGGGCTCTTCTTGACACAAAACTCCAACCATTTCTAACACCTCTAAGGCTTCTCAACCCAAGAAATGCTTGTTAGCACCTGCTTATTATGTACAGTGTACCTAAATGtacaatgcattttcttttttacctgCTTCCAGAAAAAGGCTTGAAATAAAGAGGCTGTAACCAGTGGAGCTAAACCCTCTGATCCCACCCACAGCCTTTATTTCCCCAAACCATCTGACTCAGTTTAACTGGCCTCGTTTAGTAAAACCCTCTAACTTGGAGGTCAAGTCCAAGTGACATTCTGTCCCCAAAGCCAGCCAAACTCTCTAAGTCTTTAGCAACTTTGATCAGGAAAAACTCCTGCCAGCTGTTTCCCCTCCCTCTGAGGGCAACCCTAGCACCTCCTCACCCATCGTATTTCCCTGGGTTGAACTTCTGGCCAGAAACCTGCTGATTCTGCTTGGGgcaaagaaaggagaggaggtaGGAACCTTCAGACCATTCCTGTGTGAGGCAATAGCAGGGCTGGGGTTAGGGTGAGGCAAGCAGGCTCCTATAGGGAGCAACATTTAAGGAGGCGCCCACTAGAAGGTGCCAGCCCTGCCTTTGCACCACCCTGAGAATGAGCGCCCCCTTAAATGTTGCACCCTGGATTCCTctcttgcctcaccctagtcccgGCTCTGGGCTCTGGGCAACTGCATGTGCCTTCCTCCAACAGTGGCTCTGGGAAGATAGGGCTGGGTCTCTCCCTCAGCCATGACCTTGTAATTCCAGCTCCCAGTCAAATTTTATGAGACTCCAGGCCAAAGGAGTTGCCCCAAGGTTATAGGAAACGCCATAGATGTTGTTGACTTAAGGGGATGGGCCAGAGACACACCTGCCCAGAGCCTCTTGGCTCAGTTTTTCACCTGGGTTTATGGCGCCCTTCTCCCTGAGACAGAAACTCAGGAATCAGGAGTCCAGGCCCCCAAGCCCCTCCTCCCTTTAGTCCAAAAACTCCAGGCCACCACCCTCTCGGGGACCCAGCATCCAACTCACGAAGCGCCCAAAGCGGATGGGGTCTCCATCTTCAATGTGCATGTCAGCCTGGGCCCCACTAAGGCGGGAGATGACAGACTGGCAGCCGGGGAGTAGGGACCGGAGCAGCCCGGAGCCGGTAATGTGGTCCGCATGGCAGTGGGTATTCactgggagagagaggagagccaGGTCCAAGAGGGCACAGAGAGGACGCAGgattcccagcccccagccccctcctccctcagacccaggagtcccGGTCCTAGCTTCCCACTCCACGCTACAGTCCCACGCCCTCAGGCCCAGGAGCCCGGCCCCCAAACGGACCAGCATACAGCAGCTGTAGCCCCAGTTCCTTGACCAACTGGGCATCCCGATGCGCTGTCTCCAGAACCGGGTCGATCAGAATGGCCTCTCTGGACTCTCTGTCACCCAGGAGGTAAGTGTAGGTGCAGCTCTTGGGCTCAAACAtctggaaagggggtggggacaaGTGAGAGCACAGATTCAGACCCCCC contains the following coding sequences:
- the ETHE1 gene encoding persulfide dioxygenase ETHE1, mitochondrial isoform X1, with protein sequence MAGSALRVAGRQLSQYSESGAPILLRQMFEPKSCTYTYLLGDRESREAILIDPVLETAHRDAQLVKELGLQLLYAVNTHCHADHITGSGLLRSLLPGCQSVISRLSGAQADMHIEDGDPIRFGRFALETRASPGHTPGCVTFVLDDHSMAFTGDTLLIRGCGRTDFQQGCAKTLYHSVHEKIFTLPGDCLIYPAHDYHGLTVSTVEEERTLNPRLTLSCEEFVKVMSKLNLPKPQQIDFAVPANMRCGIQTPAS
- the ETHE1 gene encoding persulfide dioxygenase ETHE1, mitochondrial isoform X2, coding for MFEPKSCTYTYLLGDRESREAILIDPVLETAHRDAQLVKELGLQLLYAVNTHCHADHITGSGLLRSLLPGCQSVISRLSGAQADMHIEDGDPIRFGRFALETRASPGHTPGCVTFVLDDHSMAFTGDTLLIRGCGRTDFQQGCAKTLYHSVHEKIFTLPGDCLIYPAHDYHGLTVSTVEEERTLNPRLTLSCEEFVKVMSKLNLPKPQQIDFAVPANMRCGIQTPAS